The sequence ATCCAGGTGGAGGCCAGCAGGCCTCCGGTTCGGGATTCATATCCAGCCATCATGCCCCCTACTGGCCCGTGAGGGCGCTGATTTCCTGCTGAGATTGTTTCAGCGCGTCGGCAGGCGTACTGGTTTTGAATATCACGCGCTCAAGCATCTGCGTCATGCTGCGCTGTACTTCTGTCGTCTGGTTTGTTGCTGCAGGAGGAAGCGCGACGTCCACCCACGAGGCGATTTGTTTCTCTAGCGGATTTTGTTTGAAGTAACTGACAAAGATCGGATTACTCATTAAATCCGCGCGGGCGGGCGGCATCCCTGTCAACTCAAGCCACAGCCGGTCATGTTCAGGGTTACTGAAGACCCACTGCATAAACTGCCAGGCCTGCGCCTTTCGCTTACTGGAACTGAAGATCACCAGACCTTTGCTGTCGCCGAACGTATAGGGGTGTTCAATGCCCGTCTCGGTCAGCATCGGACCGATCTGAATCGTTTTTAATATGTCCGGATACTGCTTGCGATAGCGGGCTAAATCCCACGGTCCGCGCGCTGAGGCGATAACCTGCCCCGTTGCGAGCGGATCCTCGGCAGAGGTGAAGTCGTAGCTGCTCCACTTATTGTTAAAAACGTTGCCCATGAAGGTCAGCACGGCCTCGCCAGCAGGCGTGGTCAGCGCAGGTTTTTTGTCGACCAGATACGGCTTGCCGTGGCTCTGGGCGTAGAACAGCGGAATGAAGTCGAACCAGCGTTCCCACCAGTTTTTACCTGCCGTAAGCTGTATCACATAGCCGTGATTATCCGCCGCCCGACGCTTCGCCAGCGCGTAAAGTTCATCGTAGCTAACCGGTACCCGATCAAAACCGTATTGCTTCAGTAAATCACCGCGCCACCACCAGACAATTGGGTTGATATATACCGGCAGTACTGTTTGTTTGCCGTTTAATTCCCAGGCTGACAGCAGAGAAGCCATTTGCCGTTTCTGAATCGTTTCCTGAAAACCCGGCATTCTGGAGAGATCTTCTATCTGCCCGACATCAACAAGCTGGCTGGCAAAACCAATAAATATATTGGTTGAAATATCCGGTTCAGTCCCTGATGCCAGCGCGTTCATTATCGCTTCTTCTGAACTGTTTGCGGCAGGAATAGCGGTAAATTCGACGGGCATATGGGCAGGGTCTTTATTCCATTCCGCCACTATTTTACTCCAGAAGGCTTCTTCATTGACGGTGGGTGTGACCCACATTTTGATTGTTTCACGCGCCCCGGATTGTGTCTCTTTTTTATCATCAGGCCCGCAACCGGTAAGAAAAAAGAGGAATATTACCGATGCTATTAATTTTGCTGCTTCTGCAACTCTCACGTTATATCTCCCTGATGTCGATAAGTGTTAATCGCTCACTGCTGCACTCTGTGAATGGTGCGTAAGCTAACACCCCTTTTTTATGTTTAACGTTAAACAAATCACAAAACTATTTATATTTAACGATAAACTCAGCCGCTATTATTTATTTAATTACGCCTCATAAATAATTTACGTGAATATAAAATGCCTAATTCATTTAGCAAAAGAAAGAATAAAAACGTGACGATTAAATCGCTGGCAGCAAAGATGGGTATTTCACATACCACGGTATCTAACGCGTGGAATAATCCCGAAAAGCTGTCTGCTGAATTACGTGAAAAGATACTTGGGTACGCCCGTCAGGTTGGATTTCAGGGGCCGGATAAACTCGCCCGGGCTTTACGCACCGGAAAATCCGGGGCCATAGGCGTCATTTTTAACGATGCCATGAGCTATGTTTTTATCGATCCGCATGACGTCAGCCTGATGCGCGGCGTCGCGACCCGCTGCGAAGACCGTAATATTAATCTGGTGCTGATACCGCTTCAAAAAGGGCCTTCATCGCTCACTACCCTGGTGGACGGGTATATTCTCAACGCCACGCATAACAGCGCCGCCATTATTCAACAAACCCTGGCCCGCAATCTGCCTGTGGTGACGCTCGATTTTCAGCTTCCGCAGTTCAGCAGCGTGTCGGTGGATAACACACGCGCCATGCGTGATATCACCCACTACCTGATACAAAAGGGTCATCGCCATTTCGGCATTATTGCCTTCCCGTCTCACCCGAACGCGCGCGGGATGCGGCCTCTGACGCACCGCGTGACGGGGGATAACCAACTCATGCTGACCCGCGTGAATGCCTGCCGCGACGCGTTTCAAGAGCACGGTATTAGGCTCAGTGACTGCTGGCTGTGTGAAACCCATCACGATGAGCCACACGGCGAACGGGCAGCGGAAGCATTGCTGACGGCACACCCTGAGATCACGGCGCTGATCTGCTTATCCGATCGTTTTGCCATCGGCGCGGTGAATTATTGCCAGCGACAGCGTCTTGCTATACCTGGCCGGGTCGCCATTACCGGATTCGACAATACCGCCCGGCAGTATAACGGGCCTGGACTTACCACCATCGCGCAGGATGCCGAACGTAAAGGTGAAATCGCGGTTGATCTGCTTCTGAACAATGGCCCCGTCACCCACGTTGCGCTGGAACACCGGCTTATCGAGCGTGATACGGCATGAGATTACCCTGCTTAAGATAAGAGTGAACTATGGATGAACTAACGTGCTTTAAAACCTATGACATTCGTGGCGAAGTTGACGTCAATCTCACCCCTGACATTGCGCGTCGCATCGGAAGGGCGTACGCCGTCTGGCTGCATCCCCGGCGCGTGGTAGTAGGCGCTGATGTCCGCCTCAGCTCGGAGGCGCTAAAAACGGCCCTGATCGACGGGCTTACCGCAGGCGGCGTCGATGTTATCGACCTGGGCATGACCGGTACGGAAGAGGTCTATTTCGCCACCCGGGAATTGCGGGCAGACGGAGGGATCCAGGTGACGGCGAGCCACAATCCCGCCCATTACAACGGCTTTAAGCTGGTTGGCCTTGAGGCGCGCCCGATCAGTAATGACAACGGTCTGCTGGAGATCAAAGCACTGGCAGAACAGAACCGCTTTCCACCCTGCGTGCGTCGTGGGGGCATTTTTCCCTTCGACAATCGCCCGGCCTGGGTGAACGCTCTGCTGCGATTTATCACTACGTCCCCAACGCGAACGTTACGCCTGGTGGTCAACTCCGGGCACGGCACCGCAGGTCCGGCGCTAGATGCGCTTGATGAGGGCTTAAAGCGTGCCGGTGTACCGGTCGAGTTTATCCGTATTCATCACCAGCCAGATGGCCGCTTTCCCGCTGGCGTACCTAACCCGATGCTGCCTGAAAACCGGCAAAGCACCCGACTGGCCGTCATCGAACATCACGCCGATGCTGGCATCGCCTGGGATGGCGATTTCGATCGTTGCTTTTTCTTCGACGAGCGCGGGGATTACGTTGAGAACTATTATCTCGTGGGGCTGTTTGCCGAACATTTTCTGCGACGCTATCCCGGCAGCCGTATCATTCTTGATCCCCGCTTAATCTGGAACACGCTCGACACGGTCGCCCGTTGCGGCGGTAGCGCAATCGTGAGTAAAACCGGGCATGCCTTCCTGAAAGCCCGGATGCGAAGGGAAAATGCCATTTACGGCGGCGAGATGAGTGGCCATCACTATTTTCGCGATTTTGGCTACTGCGATAGCGGCATGATCCCGCTGATCCTGATGCTCCAGATCCTGGGCGCAGACGCGCAGCCGCTCTCTCATCTTATGCGTCACGCACAGGCCCGCTATCCG comes from Enterobacter kobei and encodes:
- a CDS encoding ABC transporter substrate-binding protein gives rise to the protein MRVAEAAKLIASVIFLFFLTGCGPDDKKETQSGARETIKMWVTPTVNEEAFWSKIVAEWNKDPAHMPVEFTAIPAANSSEEAIMNALASGTEPDISTNIFIGFASQLVDVGQIEDLSRMPGFQETIQKRQMASLLSAWELNGKQTVLPVYINPIVWWWRGDLLKQYGFDRVPVSYDELYALAKRRAADNHGYVIQLTAGKNWWERWFDFIPLFYAQSHGKPYLVDKKPALTTPAGEAVLTFMGNVFNNKWSSYDFTSAEDPLATGQVIASARGPWDLARYRKQYPDILKTIQIGPMLTETGIEHPYTFGDSKGLVIFSSSKRKAQAWQFMQWVFSNPEHDRLWLELTGMPPARADLMSNPIFVSYFKQNPLEKQIASWVDVALPPAATNQTTEVQRSMTQMLERVIFKTSTPADALKQSQQEISALTGQ
- a CDS encoding LacI family DNA-binding transcriptional regulator: MPNSFSKRKNKNVTIKSLAAKMGISHTTVSNAWNNPEKLSAELREKILGYARQVGFQGPDKLARALRTGKSGAIGVIFNDAMSYVFIDPHDVSLMRGVATRCEDRNINLVLIPLQKGPSSLTTLVDGYILNATHNSAAIIQQTLARNLPVVTLDFQLPQFSSVSVDNTRAMRDITHYLIQKGHRHFGIIAFPSHPNARGMRPLTHRVTGDNQLMLTRVNACRDAFQEHGIRLSDCWLCETHHDEPHGERAAEALLTAHPEITALICLSDRFAIGAVNYCQRQRLAIPGRVAITGFDNTARQYNGPGLTTIAQDAERKGEIAVDLLLNNGPVTHVALEHRLIERDTA
- a CDS encoding phosphomannomutase/phosphoglucomutase, yielding MDELTCFKTYDIRGEVDVNLTPDIARRIGRAYAVWLHPRRVVVGADVRLSSEALKTALIDGLTAGGVDVIDLGMTGTEEVYFATRELRADGGIQVTASHNPAHYNGFKLVGLEARPISNDNGLLEIKALAEQNRFPPCVRRGGIFPFDNRPAWVNALLRFITTSPTRTLRLVVNSGHGTAGPALDALDEGLKRAGVPVEFIRIHHQPDGRFPAGVPNPMLPENRQSTRLAVIEHHADAGIAWDGDFDRCFFFDERGDYVENYYLVGLFAEHFLRRYPGSRIILDPRLIWNTLDTVARCGGSAIVSKTGHAFLKARMRRENAIYGGEMSGHHYFRDFGYCDSGMIPLILMLQILGADAQPLSHLMRHAQARYPVSGEINLTVNEPAALLNDVAAHYAPVACERDTCDGLSLSFADWRFNLRASNTEPLVRLNVEARGDTALLVHKTHEVLMLISALQGAQETL